The proteins below are encoded in one region of Citrobacter enshiensis:
- the kduD gene encoding 2-dehydro-3-deoxy-D-gluconate 5-dehydrogenase KduD has translation MILDAFSLAGKTAIVTGCDTGLGQGMAVALAEAGCNIVGVNRKIPQETAAKVAALGRQFMTIQADLSQQSAIADIVSQTVAKFGRVDILVNNAGTIRRDDALSFSEKDWDDVMNLNLKSVFFLSQAVARQFLQQGHGGKIINIASMLSFQGGIRVPSYTASKSGVLGLTRLLANEWAPHQINVNAIAPGYMATNNTQQLRDDAGRSKEIVDRIPAGHWGTPDDLKGPVVFLASDASAYINGYTIAVDGGWLAR, from the coding sequence ATGATTTTGGATGCGTTTAGTCTGGCGGGTAAAACGGCAATCGTCACCGGTTGCGATACCGGGCTTGGCCAGGGTATGGCTGTCGCGCTTGCCGAGGCAGGCTGCAACATCGTTGGTGTGAACCGGAAGATCCCCCAGGAGACGGCAGCGAAAGTTGCGGCGCTGGGCAGGCAATTTATGACGATTCAGGCCGACCTGAGCCAGCAAAGCGCTATCGCTGATATCGTGAGCCAGACGGTCGCCAAATTCGGTCGGGTGGACATTCTGGTGAATAACGCCGGGACGATTCGCCGCGACGATGCGCTGTCATTCAGCGAAAAAGACTGGGATGACGTGATGAACCTGAATCTCAAGTCTGTTTTCTTTCTTTCACAGGCCGTGGCGCGCCAGTTTTTACAGCAAGGCCATGGTGGAAAGATCATCAATATTGCCTCCATGCTCTCTTTCCAGGGCGGGATCCGTGTTCCCTCTTATACCGCCTCCAAAAGCGGCGTGCTGGGTCTTACCCGTCTGTTGGCCAATGAATGGGCGCCGCACCAGATCAACGTCAATGCCATCGCCCCGGGTTATATGGCCACAAACAATACGCAGCAGCTGCGTGATGATGCCGGGCGCAGCAAAGAGATCGTCGATCGCATTCCGGCCGGACACTGGGGTACGCCTGACGACCTGAAAGGCCCGGTGGTTTTTCTCGCATCAGACGCTTCTGCCTACATCAACGGCTATACCATTGCCGTTGACGGCGGCTGGCTGGCACGCTAA
- the hxpB gene encoding hexitol phosphatase HxpB, producing MSTPRQILAAIFDMDGLLIDSEPLWDQAELDVMASLGVDIARRHELPDTLGLRIDMVVDLWYAQQPWKGPDRQEVTDRVIARAISLVEETRPLLPGVREAIALCKSQGLLVGLASASPLHMLEKVLTMFGLRDSFDALASAEKLPYSKPHPQVYIDCATKLGVDPLTCVALEDSVNGMVASKAARMRSIVVPAEEGQHDARFALADVKLTSLSDLTAAHLRG from the coding sequence ATGTCAACCCCGCGTCAAATTCTTGCTGCAATTTTTGATATGGATGGATTACTGATCGATTCCGAGCCGCTATGGGATCAAGCTGAACTGGATGTGATGGCAAGTTTAGGCGTAGATATCGCTCGCCGCCATGAACTCCCGGACACCCTGGGTTTACGTATCGATATGGTCGTCGACCTGTGGTACGCACAACAGCCCTGGAAAGGACCTGACCGTCAGGAAGTCACTGACCGGGTAATCGCGCGGGCTATCTCACTGGTAGAGGAAACGCGTCCACTGCTCCCTGGCGTGCGTGAGGCCATTGCGCTGTGCAAATCTCAGGGATTGTTGGTCGGACTGGCGTCAGCCTCCCCGCTGCATATGCTGGAAAAAGTCCTGACCATGTTTGGTCTTCGCGACAGCTTCGACGCCCTCGCCTCGGCGGAAAAACTCCCCTACAGCAAGCCGCACCCACAGGTTTACATCGACTGCGCAACCAAACTGGGCGTGGACCCGTTAACCTGCGTCGCGCTGGAGGACTCCGTCAACGGCATGGTGGCGTCGAAAGCCGCCCGTATGCGTTCGATCGTCGTTCCTGCTGAAGAGGGTCAACACGATGCACGTTTTGCCCTCGCCGACGTGAAACTGACCTCATTATCCGATCTTACGGCCGCCCATTTGCGTGGCTAA
- the ghoS gene encoding type V toxin-antitoxin system endoribonuclease antitoxin GhoS, protein MASGDITRYVITVTFHEHSLTEINELNNHLTRGGFLLTLTDEDGNVHELGTNTFGLISALNKDEVTALTAGLAESALGNKPGISVATWEEWRKNKQ, encoded by the coding sequence ATGGCCAGTGGTGATATCACCCGTTATGTCATAACCGTAACGTTTCATGAGCACTCCTTAACGGAAATTAATGAGCTTAATAATCATCTTACACGCGGTGGTTTCTTGTTGACCCTGACGGATGAAGACGGAAACGTACATGAACTTGGCACAAACACCTTTGGCCTTATTAGCGCACTGAATAAAGACGAGGTGACGGCACTCACCGCAGGGCTGGCTGAAAGTGCGTTAGGCAATAAACCCGGAATTTCCGTTGCGACATGGGAGGAGTGGCGCAAAAACAAACAATAA
- a CDS encoding YniB family protein translates to MTYQQAGRIAILKRILGWVIFIPALISTLVSVLKFMYAHSEKQEGINAVMLDFAHVMIDMMRVNTPFLNLFWYNSPTPDFQNSLNVMFWVIFVLIFIGLALQDSGARMSRQARFLREGVEDQLILEKAKGAEGISREEIESRIVVPHHTIFLQFFPLYILPVIIIVLGYVFFSLLGFVG, encoded by the coding sequence ATGACGTATCAACAAGCTGGACGCATTGCTATCTTAAAAAGGATCCTGGGATGGGTGATTTTCATCCCTGCGCTGATTTCTACGCTGGTGTCGGTACTGAAATTTATGTACGCCCACAGCGAGAAGCAGGAGGGGATTAATGCGGTGATGCTCGATTTTGCCCACGTGATGATCGACATGATGCGTGTTAATACTCCGTTTTTGAACCTGTTCTGGTACAACTCGCCGACGCCGGATTTTCAAAACAGTCTCAATGTGATGTTCTGGGTGATTTTCGTCTTGATCTTTATTGGTCTTGCGCTGCAGGACTCTGGAGCCAGAATGAGCCGTCAGGCGCGTTTTCTTCGTGAAGGCGTTGAGGATCAGTTGATTCTGGAGAAAGCCAAAGGCGCCGAGGGGATCTCGCGTGAGGAGATCGAGTCGCGTATCGTCGTGCCGCACCACACCATCTTTCTGCAGTTTTTCCCGCTTTATATTCTGCCGGTGATTATTATCGTGCTCGGCTACGTCTTCTTTTCTCTGCTCGGATTTGTCGGATAA
- a CDS encoding fructosamine kinase family protein: MWQAISRLLSEQLGEGEIELRNELPGGEIHAAWHLRYAERDFFVKCDERELLPGFTAEADQLELLSRSKTVAVPKVWAVGSDRDYSFLVMDYLPPRQLDAHNAFILGQQLAHLHAWSEQPQFGLDFDNALSTTPQPNAWQRRWSTFFAEQRIGWQLELAAEKGIAFGNIDAIVEHIQQRLSSHQPQPSLLHGDLWSANCALGPNGPYIFDPACYWGDRECDLAMLPLHTDQPPQIYDGYQSVSPLPLDFLDRQPVYQLYTLLNRAILFGGQHLVIAQKAMDRLLAA; the protein is encoded by the coding sequence ATGTGGCAGGCTATCAGTCGTCTTTTAAGCGAGCAATTAGGTGAAGGCGAAATCGAACTGCGTAATGAACTGCCCGGCGGAGAGATCCATGCCGCATGGCATTTACGCTATGCGGAACGTGATTTTTTCGTTAAGTGTGATGAAAGAGAACTCCTTCCGGGCTTTACGGCCGAAGCTGACCAACTGGAATTGCTCTCTCGCAGTAAAACCGTTGCGGTGCCAAAAGTGTGGGCCGTAGGTTCAGACAGAGACTACAGTTTCCTGGTGATGGATTATCTCCCACCCCGTCAGCTGGATGCCCATAATGCGTTTATTCTGGGTCAACAACTCGCCCATTTACATGCCTGGAGCGAGCAGCCGCAATTCGGTCTTGATTTCGATAACGCACTCTCTACCACGCCACAACCCAACGCCTGGCAGCGACGCTGGTCGACCTTTTTCGCAGAACAACGTATCGGTTGGCAGCTAGAGTTGGCTGCAGAAAAAGGAATAGCGTTCGGTAATATCGACGCTATTGTTGAGCATATCCAACAGCGACTCTCCTCGCATCAACCGCAGCCCTCGCTTTTGCATGGCGATCTGTGGTCGGCGAACTGTGCGCTGGGTCCGAATGGGCCTTATATCTTTGACCCTGCCTGCTACTGGGGTGACCGCGAATGTGATCTGGCGATGCTGCCACTGCATACCGATCAACCCCCACAGATCTATGATGGCTACCAGTCGGTTTCCCCGTTACCGTTAGATTTTCTGGATCGCCAACCCGTCTATCAGCTGTATACGTTGCTAAACCGGGCGATTCTGTTTGGCGGCCAGCACCTGGTGATTGCGCAAAAAGCAATGGACAGACTGTTGGCAGCGTAG
- the yniD gene encoding small membrane protein YniD: MPTNRFAKKHWKMVVVLIAICGAMLLLRWAAMIWG, translated from the coding sequence ATGCCGACGAACCGCTTTGCGAAAAAACACTGGAAGATGGTGGTCGTGTTGATTGCCATCTGTGGTGCGATGCTTCTGCTACGCTGGGCGGCGATGATCTGGGGTTAA
- the pfkB gene encoding 6-phosphofructokinase II, with product MVRIYTLTLAPSLDSATLTPQIYPEGKLRCTSPVFEPGGGGINVARAISHLGGTATAIFPAGGATGEHLVALLADEHVPVATVEAKDWTRQNLHVHVESNGEQYRFVMPGASLSDKEFQLLEEQVLEIESGALLVISGSLPPGVKLEKLTQLISAAQKQGIRCIVDSSGEALRAALDIGNIELVKPNQKELSALVNRELTQPDDVRNAAQEIVKSGKAHRVVVSLGPQGALAVDADRCVQVVPPPVKSQSTVGAGDSMVGAMTLKLAEDASLEDMVRFGVAAGSAATLNQGTRLCSSEDTQKIYAYLTQS from the coding sequence ATGGTACGTATCTATACGTTAACACTTGCGCCCTCTCTCGATAGCGCAACACTCACGCCGCAAATCTACCCCGAAGGGAAACTCCGCTGCACGTCACCGGTTTTTGAGCCCGGCGGCGGCGGCATCAACGTCGCCCGCGCAATTTCACATCTTGGCGGTACCGCCACAGCGATTTTCCCCGCCGGCGGCGCCACTGGCGAGCACCTGGTAGCCCTATTGGCCGATGAACATGTCCCCGTCGCGACAGTGGAAGCCAAAGACTGGACCCGCCAGAATCTGCATGTCCACGTCGAATCCAACGGCGAACAATATCGCTTTGTCATGCCCGGCGCATCGCTTAGCGACAAAGAATTTCAACTGCTTGAAGAACAGGTTCTCGAAATTGAATCCGGGGCGTTACTCGTCATCAGCGGCAGTTTGCCGCCCGGCGTCAAACTGGAAAAGCTCACGCAGCTCATCTCGGCCGCGCAGAAACAAGGCATCCGCTGCATTGTTGACAGTTCAGGCGAAGCCCTCCGCGCAGCCTTAGATATTGGCAATATTGAACTGGTTAAACCCAACCAAAAAGAACTGAGCGCGCTGGTCAACCGTGAACTCACCCAACCTGATGACGTGCGTAACGCGGCCCAGGAGATTGTGAAAAGCGGTAAAGCGCATCGGGTTGTTGTTTCTCTGGGCCCACAAGGGGCGCTGGCGGTCGACGCCGACCGTTGCGTCCAGGTGGTCCCGCCTCCGGTGAAAAGTCAAAGCACCGTGGGTGCGGGTGACAGCATGGTTGGCGCCATGACGCTTAAACTGGCTGAGGATGCGTCTCTGGAAGATATGGTGCGGTTCGGTGTTGCTGCGGGGAGCGCGGCGACCCTCAATCAGGGGACGCGTTTGTGCTCTTCTGAGGATACCCAAAAGATTTATGCTTATCTGACGCAGTCATAA
- the thrS gene encoding threonine--tRNA ligase — protein sequence MPVITLPDGSQRHYDHAVSPMDVALDIGPGLAKATIAGRVNGELVDASDLIEHDAKLSIITAKDEEGLEIIRHSCAHLLGHAIKQLWPNTKMAIGPVVDNGFYYDIDLDRTLTQEDVDALEKRMHELAEKNYDVIKKKVSWHEARETFVKRGETYKISILDENIAHDDKPGLYHHEEYVDMCRGPHVPNMRFCHHFKLMKTAGAYWRGDSNNKMLQRIYGTAWADKKALSAYLQRLEEAAKRDHRKIGKQLDLYHMQEEAPGMVFWHNDGWTIFRELEVFVRSKLKEYQYQEVKGPFMMDRVLWEKTGHWDNYKDAMFTTSSENREYCIKPMNCPGHVQIFNQGLKSYRDLPLRMAEFGSCHRNEPSGALHGLMRVRGFTQDDAHIFCTEEQIRDEVNACIRMVYDMYSTFGFEKIVVKLSTRPEKRIGSDEMWDRAEADLAVALEENNIPFEYQLGEGAFYGPKIEFTLYDCLDRAWQCGTVQLDFSLPSRLSASYVGENNERQVPVMIHRAILGSMERFIGILTEEFAGFFPTWLAPVQVVVMNITDSQSEYVNELTQKLQNAGIRVKADLRNEKIGFKIREHTLRRVPYMLVCGDKEVEAGKVAVRTRRGKDLGSLDVNEVIEKLQQEIRSRSLQQLEE from the coding sequence ATGCCTGTTATTACTCTTCCTGATGGCAGCCAACGCCATTACGACCACGCTGTAAGCCCCATGGATGTTGCGCTGGACATCGGTCCAGGACTGGCGAAAGCCACCATTGCTGGCCGTGTAAATGGTGAGCTGGTTGATGCTTCCGATCTCATCGAACATGATGCGAAGCTCTCCATCATCACCGCGAAGGATGAAGAAGGTCTTGAGATCATTCGTCACTCCTGTGCGCACCTGTTAGGGCACGCGATCAAACAACTTTGGCCGAATACCAAAATGGCTATCGGTCCGGTTGTCGACAACGGTTTTTACTATGACATTGATCTTGACCGTACGTTAACCCAGGAAGATGTCGACGCGCTCGAGAAGCGGATGCACGAGCTCGCTGAGAAAAACTACGACGTCATTAAGAAAAAAGTCAGCTGGCACGAAGCGCGTGAAACCTTCGTGAAGCGTGGCGAGACGTATAAAATCTCTATTCTTGATGAAAACATTGCTCATGATGATAAGCCTGGCTTGTATCATCATGAAGAATATGTCGATATGTGCCGCGGTCCGCACGTGCCGAACATGCGTTTCTGCCATCACTTCAAACTGATGAAAACCGCAGGCGCATACTGGCGCGGCGACAGCAACAATAAGATGCTGCAGCGTATTTATGGTACTGCATGGGCCGATAAGAAAGCCCTGAGTGCCTACCTGCAACGTCTGGAAGAAGCGGCCAAACGCGATCACCGTAAAATCGGTAAGCAGCTTGACCTGTACCATATGCAGGAAGAAGCGCCGGGTATGGTGTTCTGGCACAATGACGGCTGGACCATTTTCCGTGAACTGGAAGTTTTTGTTCGTTCAAAACTGAAAGAGTACCAGTATCAGGAAGTGAAAGGCCCGTTCATGATGGACCGTGTACTGTGGGAAAAAACAGGGCACTGGGACAACTATAAAGATGCGATGTTCACCACTTCTTCCGAGAACCGTGAATACTGTATCAAACCGATGAACTGTCCGGGTCACGTTCAGATCTTCAATCAGGGTCTGAAATCCTACCGCGATCTGCCGCTGCGTATGGCGGAGTTCGGTAGTTGCCACCGTAACGAACCGTCTGGTGCGTTGCATGGCCTGATGCGTGTACGTGGCTTTACTCAGGATGATGCGCATATCTTCTGTACTGAAGAGCAGATCCGTGATGAAGTCAACGCATGTATCCGTATGGTCTACGATATGTACAGCACCTTTGGCTTCGAGAAGATCGTCGTCAAACTTTCCACTCGCCCCGAAAAACGTATCGGCAGCGACGAAATGTGGGATCGTGCTGAGGCGGACTTAGCGGTTGCACTGGAAGAAAACAATATCCCGTTTGAATATCAACTGGGTGAGGGTGCATTCTACGGTCCGAAAATTGAGTTTACCCTGTATGACTGCCTCGATCGTGCGTGGCAGTGCGGTACTGTACAGCTGGACTTCTCTCTGCCGTCTCGTTTGAGCGCCTCCTATGTGGGCGAGAACAACGAACGTCAGGTGCCGGTTATGATTCACCGCGCAATTCTTGGGTCTATGGAACGTTTCATTGGTATCCTGACAGAAGAATTCGCAGGCTTCTTCCCGACCTGGCTTGCGCCGGTTCAGGTTGTGGTCATGAACATTACCGATTCTCAGTCTGAATACGTTAACGAATTAACGCAGAAACTACAAAATGCGGGTATTCGTGTAAAAGCAGACTTGAGAAATGAGAAGATAGGCTTTAAAATCCGCGAGCACACTTTACGTCGTGTCCCTTACATGTTGGTCTGTGGCGACAAAGAGGTAGAAGCAGGCAAAGTTGCCGTGCGTACCCGTCGTGGCAAAGACTTGGGCAGCCTGGACGTAAATGAAGTTATCGAGAAGCTGCAACAAGAGATTCGCAGCCGCAGTCTTCAACAACTGGAGGAATAA
- a CDS encoding YdiY family protein, whose amino-acid sequence MKLLKTVPAALMLAGGVVASMHAAADDSVFTVMDDPTTAKKPFEGNLNAGYLAQSGNTQSSSLTADTTMTWYGQTTAWSLWGNASNTSSNDERSSEKYAVGGRSRFNTTDYDYLFGQASWLTDRYNGYRERDIATAGYGRQFLNGPVHSFRFEFGPGVRYDEHTDDTTETQPLGYASGAYAWQMTDTTKFTQGVSVFGADDTTLNSETALDVAINEHFGLKVAYNVTWNSEPPETAPEHTDRRTTVSLGYKM is encoded by the coding sequence ATGAAGCTTTTGAAGACAGTACCCGCTGCATTAATGCTGGCGGGTGGCGTTGTTGCGTCAATGCATGCCGCCGCCGATGATTCCGTTTTTACTGTCATGGATGATCCCACCACCGCGAAGAAACCCTTTGAAGGTAACCTGAATGCGGGATACCTTGCTCAGTCAGGCAATACCCAAAGCTCTTCCTTAACGGCGGATACCACCATGACCTGGTACGGTCAAACCACCGCATGGTCACTGTGGGGGAATGCCAGCAACACCTCTTCGAATGATGAGCGTTCTTCGGAAAAATATGCCGTGGGTGGTCGTAGTCGTTTTAACACCACTGATTATGATTATCTTTTTGGTCAGGCGAGTTGGCTTACCGACCGCTACAACGGCTACCGCGAGCGTGATATTGCGACGGCAGGTTATGGTCGTCAGTTTCTCAATGGTCCGGTACACAGTTTCCGCTTTGAATTCGGTCCCGGCGTTCGTTATGACGAACACACGGATGATACGACGGAAACTCAGCCGCTCGGTTACGCTTCGGGCGCTTACGCCTGGCAGATGACGGATACCACTAAATTCACGCAGGGCGTGTCAGTGTTTGGGGCGGATGATACCACCCTTAACTCGGAGACGGCTCTGGATGTCGCCATCAATGAACATTTCGGCTTGAAGGTTGCCTATAATGTGACCTGGAACTCTGAGCCGCCGGAAACGGCGCCAGAGCATACTGATCGCCGTACGACAGTATCATTGGGTTATAAGATGTAA